The following coding sequences lie in one Candidatus Caccoplasma merdavium genomic window:
- a CDS encoding glycoside hydrolase family 28 protein — protein MYSILKKSLIVSVAGTLLAATSCVTAPQTPQGDAVSGEVYENLPFAMPEVQRPVFPDYRVNICDFGAEEGGRVLCTEAINAAIRSVHEKGGGTVVIPAGLWLTGPIVLQSNVNLYAERNALVTFSSDYSLYPIIATSFEGRSEKRCQSPISALDAENIAITGEGVFDGAGDEWRPVKKMKMTERQWKDLLKSGGGVDPDGKIWYPDVNSMKAAELLKTRAAGSISDAEWNEMRGWLRPVLVSIRKCKKVLLEGVTFKNSPAWCIHPLSCESLIVNDVKVFNPWYSQNGDALDVESCKNVLVTNCLFDAGDDAICLKSGRDEEGRLRGEPCENVIVKDNVVLHGHGGFVIGSEMSGGVKNVYVTDCSFVGTDTGLRFKSARGRGGVVEDIYINNINMINISGDALTFDLYYMGSNGRVQQIPPVDEGTPVFKDIHISGVYCRGAGRAAAFNGLPELPVRNITVDDMVVTDAHHGVVISHVEEVTMSGLNIQSDGPAVQIEQAKDVNINGMPYAEVGERQVVSL, from the coding sequence ATGTATTCTATTTTGAAAAAGAGCTTGATTGTTTCTGTGGCGGGCACTTTGCTGGCAGCCACTTCGTGTGTCACGGCCCCTCAGACTCCGCAAGGAGATGCGGTATCGGGAGAGGTGTATGAGAACCTCCCTTTTGCAATGCCCGAGGTGCAACGTCCTGTTTTCCCCGATTATCGGGTGAACATTTGTGATTTTGGCGCTGAGGAAGGCGGGCGTGTGCTTTGTACCGAAGCTATCAATGCGGCCATTCGTTCGGTGCACGAAAAGGGCGGCGGCACGGTGGTTATACCGGCCGGCTTGTGGCTTACCGGTCCCATTGTGTTGCAGAGCAATGTCAATCTTTATGCCGAGCGGAATGCTTTGGTGACATTCAGCAGCGATTACAGCCTCTATCCAATTATAGCCACCTCTTTTGAAGGCCGCAGCGAGAAGCGTTGCCAATCGCCTATTTCGGCGCTTGATGCCGAGAATATTGCCATCACGGGCGAAGGGGTCTTCGACGGTGCCGGTGACGAGTGGCGCCCTGTGAAAAAGATGAAAATGACCGAGCGTCAATGGAAAGACCTGCTGAAATCGGGTGGGGGAGTCGATCCCGATGGAAAAATTTGGTATCCCGACGTCAACTCGATGAAGGCGGCTGAGTTGTTGAAGACCCGTGCTGCCGGGTCGATAAGCGACGCCGAATGGAATGAGATGCGCGGTTGGTTGCGTCCTGTATTGGTAAGTATCAGAAAGTGTAAAAAAGTGCTCTTGGAAGGGGTGACGTTCAAAAATTCACCCGCATGGTGCATTCACCCGCTTTCTTGCGAATCGTTGATTGTGAACGACGTGAAGGTATTCAATCCTTGGTATTCGCAAAATGGCGATGCCCTCGACGTGGAGTCTTGCAAAAATGTGCTCGTCACCAACTGCCTGTTCGATGCCGGTGACGATGCCATCTGCTTGAAGTCGGGACGTGACGAGGAAGGTCGCCTTCGTGGAGAGCCCTGCGAGAATGTCATTGTCAAAGACAATGTCGTGTTGCATGGCCACGGCGGTTTTGTCATCGGCAGCGAGATGTCGGGGGGCGTGAAGAATGTGTATGTGACCGATTGTTCCTTTGTGGGTACCGACACCGGATTGCGGTTTAAAAGTGCCCGCGGTCGTGGTGGCGTGGTGGAGGACATCTATATCAACAACATCAACATGATAAATATTTCGGGCGATGCGTTGACGTTTGACCTGTATTACATGGGCAGCAATGGCCGTGTACAACAAATCCCGCCCGTTGACGAAGGCACGCCCGTTTTCAAGGACATACACATCTCGGGCGTATATTGCCGCGGAGCCGGTCGTGCTGCCGCCTTCAATGGCCTGCCTGAGTTGCCCGTGCGAAATATCACGGTCGATGATATGGTGGTGACCGATGCCCACCATGGGGTTGTCATCAGTCATGTCGAAGAGGTGACCATGTCGGGCCTCAATATCCAATCCGATGGTCCTGCCGTCCAGATAGAACAAGCCAAAGATGTGAACATCAATGGTATGCCGTATGCCGAAGTGGGTGAACGGCAGGTTGTCTCGCTTTGA
- a CDS encoding glycoside hydrolase family 88 protein encodes MKKLSVLFLGVLFLAGCAETPSTQKPEKEDVLKSLRLANDYFMEKWSDPGEAIPYPSRKRNYETNVWTRAYYYEGLIDLWEIDPQQRYLDYMLEWGNKHDWKLRSTKNGWKTRNADNQCAGQAYLYLYQLDPEKPERYITNIKTSIDSMMVTDKIDDWHWIDAVQMAMPIFAQLGNITGDTAYYERAYEMYNYTKTRHGANGLYNPEDQLWWRDGDFDPPYKEPNGEDCYWSRGNGWIVVAMVRMLELLPADEPHRQEYTQMLVDMCGALKKVQREDGLWNVSLHDPDNYGGKELTGTAMFIYGMAYGVNNGLLDAAEYEPVIYKAWNAMVKDCLHPNGFLGYVQGSGKEPKEAQPVTYDREPDFDDFGLGAFLMAGTEIYKMK; translated from the coding sequence ATGAAAAAACTGTCTGTCCTTTTCTTGGGCGTATTGTTTCTTGCCGGTTGCGCCGAAACACCGTCGACCCAGAAACCTGAGAAAGAAGATGTATTGAAATCCCTTCGTTTGGCCAACGATTATTTTATGGAGAAGTGGAGCGACCCCGGAGAGGCCATTCCCTATCCCTCGCGCAAACGCAACTATGAGACCAACGTGTGGACTCGTGCTTATTATTACGAAGGTCTTATCGACTTGTGGGAAATCGACCCCCAACAACGCTATCTCGACTATATGTTGGAGTGGGGAAACAAACACGACTGGAAATTGCGCAGCACCAAGAACGGCTGGAAAACCCGCAATGCCGACAACCAGTGTGCCGGTCAGGCTTATCTCTATCTCTATCAACTCGACCCCGAAAAACCCGAACGTTACATCACCAACATCAAGACCTCTATCGACTCGATGATGGTGACCGACAAAATCGACGACTGGCACTGGATCGATGCCGTGCAGATGGCCATGCCCATATTCGCCCAGTTGGGGAACATAACCGGTGACACGGCCTACTATGAGCGGGCTTATGAGATGTATAATTACACCAAGACCCGTCACGGTGCCAACGGACTGTATAATCCCGAAGACCAACTGTGGTGGCGTGATGGCGATTTTGACCCTCCTTACAAGGAGCCCAACGGAGAAGATTGCTACTGGTCGCGTGGTAACGGTTGGATTGTCGTGGCCATGGTGCGCATGCTCGAACTCTTGCCCGCCGATGAGCCTCACCGTCAAGAATACACCCAAATGTTGGTCGACATGTGCGGCGCCTTGAAGAAAGTGCAGCGGGAGGATGGCCTGTGGAATGTCAGTTTGCACGACCCCGACAATTACGGAGGTAAGGAGTTGACAGGTACGGCCATGTTCATCTACGGAATGGCTTATGGCGTGAACAACGGCCTGCTCGACGCCGCCGAGTATGAACCCGTCATCTACAAGGCTTGGAATGCCATGGTGAAAGATTGTCTCCACCCCAACGGATTCCTGGGTTATGTGCAGGGCTCTGGCAAGGAACCCAAAGAGGCTCAGCCTGTTACATATGACCGCGAACCCGATTTCGACGACTTCGGTTTGGGCGCCTTCCTGATGGCCGGAACCGAAATCTACAAAATGAAATAA
- a CDS encoding SDR family oxidoreductase yields MADNYLEKKFEAYAAQKSAGKTKKITQSGPRPGHIEVKFAPRRVFITGGASGIGQAVVKAFRKAGCHVAFCDNDRKKGTLTAQESGARFYPVDVCDVQALEACMQDLFTTWGDLDIIINNVGISCFSPLAETSIEEFDRILATNLRPAFITSRALARHRQVLPQPNTYGRIVNITSTRYLMSEPGSEGYAASKGGIYSLTHALALSLAPQHITVNSIAPGWIENNHYESLRPEDHAQHPSGRVGRPEDIARMCLFLCMEENDFINGENITVDGGMTKKMIYIE; encoded by the coding sequence ATGGCAGACAATTATCTCGAAAAGAAATTTGAAGCGTATGCCGCCCAGAAATCGGCCGGAAAAACAAAAAAAATCACACAATCGGGTCCGCGACCGGGACACATCGAGGTGAAGTTCGCCCCCCGACGGGTATTCATCACCGGCGGAGCCTCGGGAATAGGCCAGGCTGTGGTGAAGGCTTTTCGCAAGGCAGGCTGCCATGTGGCCTTTTGTGACAACGACCGCAAAAAGGGTACCCTTACGGCTCAGGAAAGCGGTGCGAGATTTTACCCGGTCGATGTATGCGACGTCCAGGCGCTGGAAGCCTGCATGCAAGACCTTTTCACGACATGGGGTGACCTCGACATTATTATCAACAACGTCGGCATCAGCTGCTTTTCGCCACTGGCCGAAACATCGATTGAGGAGTTTGACCGCATCTTGGCCACCAACCTGCGGCCGGCCTTCATCACATCTCGCGCCTTGGCACGCCATCGCCAAGTACTTCCGCAGCCCAACACCTATGGACGCATCGTCAACATCACATCGACCCGTTACCTTATGAGTGAACCGGGCAGCGAAGGATATGCGGCCTCGAAAGGGGGCATCTACTCCCTCACCCACGCCCTCGCACTATCATTGGCACCCCAGCACATCACGGTCAACTCCATCGCTCCGGGCTGGATTGAGAATAACCACTACGAATCTTTGCGCCCCGAAGACCACGCACAGCACCCCTCGGGACGGGTGGGGCGCCCCGAAGACATCGCCCGCATGTGCCTCTTTCTCTGCATGGAAGAGAATGACTTCATCAACGGCGAGAATATCACCGTCGACGGAGGCATGACCAAAAAGATGATTTACATCGAATAA